The Actinobacillus equuli genome includes a window with the following:
- the truD gene encoding tRNA pseudouridine(13) synthase TruD: MQLNYLLGQPQQAGRLKAEFADFIVREELGYPLSGEGEFVAVKIRKTNANTLFVGEQLAKFVGISAKNMSYAGLKDRHAVTEQWFCLHLAGKETPDFSQFECEGVEILEITRHNRKIRVGSLVGNHFELLLRDVSKSDELNQRLSQLQAVGFPNYFTEQRFGRDGHNLTQALRWANGEINVKDRKKRSFYLSAARSEVFNLVVSQRIADCLTQTVLAGDYVQLSGSNSFFVVEQNEIAETQLRLDSGDVLLTAPLIGEKSLESNANEIEKAIVERHAVLVELMKKERMANARRAMFCKPQNFSWEFESEGLRLKFFLDSGSYATALVRELIQLTEQE; the protein is encoded by the coding sequence ATGCAATTAAATTATCTCTTAGGACAGCCACAGCAAGCGGGCAGATTAAAGGCGGAATTTGCAGATTTTATCGTGCGAGAAGAGCTGGGTTATCCGCTTAGCGGCGAAGGCGAATTTGTTGCGGTGAAAATCCGTAAAACCAATGCGAATACGTTATTTGTCGGCGAACAGTTAGCGAAGTTTGTCGGTATCTCGGCAAAAAATATGAGTTATGCAGGGCTTAAAGATCGCCATGCCGTAACCGAACAGTGGTTTTGCTTGCATTTAGCCGGTAAAGAAACGCCGGATTTTTCACAATTTGAATGTGAGGGCGTAGAGATTTTAGAAATCACTCGCCATAACCGTAAGATTCGTGTTGGTAGCTTAGTCGGTAATCATTTTGAATTGCTGTTACGTGATGTAAGTAAATCGGATGAACTCAACCAACGCTTAAGCCAATTACAAGCGGTCGGATTTCCAAATTATTTTACCGAACAACGTTTTGGGCGTGATGGTCATAATTTAACCCAAGCACTTCGTTGGGCAAATGGTGAAATTAACGTTAAAGATCGCAAAAAACGCAGTTTCTATCTATCGGCAGCACGTAGTGAAGTGTTTAATTTGGTGGTTTCGCAACGTATTGCGGATTGTTTAACCCAAACCGTTTTAGCCGGTGATTATGTGCAATTATCTGGTTCGAACAGTTTCTTTGTGGTCGAACAAAATGAAATTGCTGAAACTCAGCTGCGACTCGATTCGGGTGATGTGTTATTAACTGCGCCGTTAATCGGTGAAAAATCGTTAGAATCAAATGCGAATGAAATAGAAAAAGCGATAGTTGAACGTCATGCGGTATTAGTCGAATTAATGAAGAAAGAGCGAATGGCAAATGCACGCCGCGCAATGTTCTGTAAACCGCAAAACTTTTCATGGGAATTCGAGTCTGAAGGTTTACGCCTTAAATTCTTTTTAGATTCAGGTAGTTATGCGACCGCACTAGTACGTGAATTAATTCAATTAACGGAACAAGAATAA